Proteins encoded within one genomic window of Anopheles gambiae chromosome 3, idAnoGambNW_F1_1, whole genome shotgun sequence:
- the LOC1279926 gene encoding larval cuticle protein A2B, translated as MFAKVFVVLAAVAVGVNSVAIGVAAPATLVKTEEYDAHPQYSFSYDVQDSLTGDNKQQHETRDGDVVQGQYSLVEPDGTRRTVDYTADPVNGFNAVVSKSADAAVVKTVAAAPVAHVAYHAPTVAVAHAPAVAVAHAPVAYHAPAPTAYVSHAPAYVSHAPAYVSHAPVYAHAPVVAHAPVLSHAVYHR; from the exons atgtTCGCAAAG GTATTCGTTGTTCTGGCCGCCGTCGCCGTCGGTGTCAACTCGGTCGCGATCGGAGTCGCTGCTCCGGCCACCCTCGTAAAG ACTGAGGAGTACGATGCTCACCCGCAGTACAGCTTCAGCTACGACGTCCAGGACTCGCTGACCGGCgacaacaagcagcagcacgagACGCGCGACGGTGATGTTGTGCAGGGTCAG TACTCGCTCGTTGAGCCCGATGGCACCCGTCGTACCGTCGACTACACGGCCGATCCGGTGAACGGATTCAACGCCGTCGTCAGCAAGTCTGCCGATGCTGCCGTCGTGAAGACCGTCGCCGCCGCTCCCGTTGCCCACGTTGCCTACCATGCGCCGACCGTCGCCGTTGCCCACGCTCCGGCCGTTGCCGTGGCCCACGCTCCCGTTGCCTACCACGCTCCGGCTCCCACCGCTTACGTTTCGCACGCTCCGGCCTACGTTTCGCACGCCCCGGCCTACGTTTCGCACGCCCCGGTCTACGCTCACGCCCCAGTGGTGGCGCACGCTCCCGTCCTCTCGCACGCCGTCTACCACCGTTAA